One segment of Theobroma cacao cultivar B97-61/B2 chromosome 9, Criollo_cocoa_genome_V2, whole genome shotgun sequence DNA contains the following:
- the LOC18590152 gene encoding indole-3-acetaldehyde oxidase, which translates to MGEVTETRKDSLVFAVNGQRFELSNVDPSTTLIEFLRYQTPFKSVKLSCGEGGCGACVVLLSKYDPVLDQVEDFTVSSCLTLLCSVNGCSITTAEGVGNSKDGFHAIQERFAGFHASQCGFCTPGMCVSLFSALVSADKTNRPELRPGFSKLTVAEAEKAISGNLCRCTGYRPIADACKSFAADVDMEDLGFNSFWKKGESDEVKLSRLPSYNHTNASSKFPEFLKKEIKASATLVSEGYRWYSPVSLEQLQSLLQMSEDNDGTSIKIVVGNTGTGYYKELLCYERYIDLKYIPELSIIRKDQIGIEIGAAVTISKAIKALKEENEYEFHQGKIVFKKIADHMEKIASAFIRNSGSVGGNLVMAQRKQFPSDLATILLSVGTFVNIMTGQKVEQLSLEELLEMPPLHSRSVLLSIKIPFRESTEDISSATDTKLVFETYRAAPRPMGNALPYLNAAFLAEVSLCSNSTRVTLNNCQLAFGAFGTKHSIRARKIEEFLTGKLLTVGVLYEAIKLLETTIIPEDGTSNPAYRSSLAVGFLFEFLSSLVDTPTTISSCWLNGYNDAEWFMDSKIKQNNDQFGEIKLPTLLSSGRQVIHSSKEYHPVGEPIPKTGAAIQASGEAVYVDDIPSPSNCLHGAFIYSTEPLARVKGISFKAGLSRDGVTALISVKDIPGENVGCTSILGDEPLYADEVTQCAGDRIAFVVADTQKQADLAANLAVIDYDKENLEPPILSVEEAVARCSFFKVPPFLCPEQVGDFSKGLAEADHQILSAELKLGSQYYFYMETQTALAVPDEDNCIVVYSSNQCPEFAHDTIAKCLGLPGHNVRVITRRVGGGFGGKAIKSIPVATACALAAYKLKRPVRIYLNRKTDMIMAGGRHPMKITYTVGFKSNGKITALKLDILLDAGIYSDVSVVVPQHMLGTLKKYDWGALSFDIKVCKTNLPSRSAMRAPGEVQAAFITEAIIEHVASTLSIEVDSVRNINLHTYNSLDLFYKSNAGELLEYTLPSIWDKLASSSSFYQRTEMIKEFNRSNKWRKRGISRVPTVHEVLVRPTPGKVSILKDGSIVVEVGGVELGQGLWTKVKQMTAYALSLVQCGGTEELLEKVRVIQADSLSLIQGGMTAGSTTSESSCEAVRLCCNVLVERLTALKDSLLEQMRSIEWETLILQAYLSSVNLSASSLFIPGISTATYLNYGAAVSEVEINLLTGETTTLRTDITYDCGQSLNPAVDLGQIEGAYVQGLGFFMLEEYPTNSDGLVIANGTWSYKIPTVDTIPKQFNVEILNSGHHQNRVLSSKASGEPPLTLAVSVHCATRAAIREARKQLVSWSGQNELSESTFHLEVPASMPAVKELCGLDSIQTFLRWTVDKK; encoded by the exons ATGGGGGAGGTGacagaaacaagaaaagataGCCTGGTTTTTGCTGTTAATGGGCAGAGGTTTGAACTCTCCAACGTTGACCCGTCTACTACTTTGATTGAGTTCCTCCGTTATCAGACTCCTTTCAAAAGTGTGAAGCTCAGCTGCGGCGAAG GAGGCTGTGGCGCCTGCGTTGTCCTGCTGTCCAAGTATGATCCAGTGCTAGACCAGGTTGAGGATTTTACTGTGAGTTCGTGCCTCACACTTCTTTGCAGTGTTAATGGATGTTCAATCACAACAGCTGAGGGAGTTGGAAATAGCAAGGATGGTTTCCACGCTATTCAGGAAAGGTTTGCTGGTTTCCATGCTTCTCAATGTGGCTTTTGTACTCCCGGAATGtgtgtttctctcttttcagCTCTTGTCAGTGCTGATAAGACCAATAGGCCAGAACTCCGTCCTGGATTCTCCAAGCTGACAGTTGCTGAAGCAGAAAAGGCCATTTCAGGAAACCTTTGTCGCTGTACCGGTTACCGACCTATTGCTGATGCTTGTAAAAGTTTTGCTGCTGATGTTGATATGGAGGACTTGGGTTTTAACTCCTTTTGGAAAAAAGGAGAGAGTGACGAAGTAAAGCTGAGTAGGTTACCTTCATACAATCATACTAATGCGAGTTCTAAGTTTCCTGAATTTCTCAAGAAGGAAATCAAGGCAAGTGCCACTCTGGTTTCAGAAGGATACCGTTGGTATAGTCCTGTTAGTCTTGAGCAGCTTCAAAGCTTATTGCAAATGAGTGAGGACAATGATGGAACTTCAATCAAGATTGTTGTTGGTAACACAGGAACGGGTTATTACAAGGAATTATTATGCTATGAAAGATacattgatttaaaatatattcCCGAGCTATCAATCATCAGGAAAGACCAGATTGGGATTGAAATTGGAGCAGCAGTGACGATTTCTAAAGCTATCAAAGCACtgaaggaagaaaatgaatatgaatTTCACCAAGGTAAAATCGTCTTCAAAAAAATTGCTGATCATATGGAAAAGATTGCTTCAGCATTCATAAGGAATTCAGGTAGTGTAGGAGGGAATTTGGTAATGGCCCAGAGGAAACAATTTCCATCAGATCTTGCTACCATACTACTTTCTGTGGGTACTTTTGTGAATATAATGACTGGTCAGAAAGTTGAACAGCTTTCACTGGAGGAGCTCCTGGAGATGCCTCCTTTGCATTCCAGAAGTGTTCTTTTAAGTATTAAAATCCCTTTCAGGGAGTCTACTGAGGATATTTCTTCTGCAACTGATACTAAGTTGGTATTTGAAACTTATCGAGCTGCACCACGTCCTATGGGAAATGCACTGCCCTATTTGAATGCTGCTTTCTTGGCTGAGGTTTCTCTTTGTAGTAACTCTACTCGAGTTACGCTAAATAACTGCCAGTTGGCTTTTGGTGCTTTTGGGACCAAACACTCAATTAGAGCAAGAAAAATTGAGGAGTTCTTGACTGGAAAATTGCTAACTGTCGGTGTTCTGTATGAGGCTATTAAATTACTTGAAACTACTATAATACCTGAAGATGGGACCTCGAATCCTGCGTACAGGTCAAGCTTGGCTGTTGGCTTCCTTTTCGAGTTCCTAAGCTCCTTGGTTGATACCCCTACAACAATTTCCAGTTGTTGGCTCAATGGATACAATGATGCCGAGTGGTTCATGGATTCCAAAATAAAACAGAATAATGATCAGTTTGGTGAAATCAAACTCCCAACATTGTTATCATCGGGAAGGCAAGTGATTCATTCAAGTAAAGAGTATCATCCAGTTGGAGAGCCAATTCCAAAAACTGGAGCTGCCATTCAAGCTTCTG GTGAGGCTGTTTACGTGGATGACATACCATCTCCAAGTAATTGTCTCCATGGAGCATTCATTTATAGCACAGAGCCTCTGGCACGGGTAAAGGGCATAAGCTTTAAGGCTGGATTGTCACGTGATGGAGTCACCGCACTTATTTCTGTCAAAGACATCCCTGGGGAAAATGTAGGTTGCACGAGCATATTGGGTGATGAACCTTTATATGCAGATGAGGTTACTCAGTGTGCTGGAGATCGCATTGCCTTTGTG GTTGCAGATACACAGAAACAAGCAGACTTGGCAGCAAACCTTGCAGTTATTGATTATGACAAAGAGAATCTAGAACCACCAATATTATCAGTAGAAGAGGCTGTTGCGAGGTGTAGCTTCTTTAAGGTTCCTCCTTTCCTTTGTCCCGAACAGGTTGGTGATTTCTCAAAAGGATTGGCTGAAGCTGATCACCAAATTCTCTCTGCTGAG CTCAAACTTGGGTCACAATACTATTTCTATATGGAGACACAAACTGCTCTTGCTGTGCCAGATGAAGACAACTGCATTGTAGTGTACAGTTCTAATCAATGCCCTGAGTTCGCACATGATACAATAGCTAAATGCCTTGGTCTTCCTGGACATAATGTTCGTGTGATTACGAGAAGAGTTGGAGGAGGCTTTGGTGGCAAGGCCATAAAATCAATACCT GTTGCCACAGCATGCGCACTTGCTGCTTACAAATTAAAGCGTCCAGTGAGGATATATCTCAATCGCAAGACTGATATGATAATGGCAGGAGGCAGGCATCCGATGAAAATAACTTACACTGTAGGGTTCAAAAGTAACGGGAAGATTACGGCCCTAAAACTTGATATACTATTAGATGCAGGGATATACTCAGATGTAAGTGTAGTTGTGCCTCAACATATGCTTGGAACACTTAAAAAGTATGACTGGGGTGCTTTATCTTTTGATATAAAAGTATGCAAAACGAACCTTCCAAGTAGATCAGCAATGAGAGCCCCAGGGGAGGTACAGGCAGCATTTATTACTGAGGCTATAATTGAACATGTAGCGTCCACCCTTTCCATTGAAGTGGACTCAGTCAGAAATATTAATCTCCACACATACAACAGCCTTGACTTATTTTACAAGAGCAATGCAGGGGAACTTTTGGAATATACTTTACCTTCAATATGGGATAAGTTGGCCTCTTCTTCAAGCTTTTACCAGAGGACTGAAAtgataaaagaatttaatagGTCTAATAAATGGAGAAAAAGAGGAATTTCACGCGTGCCTACTGTGCATGAAGTGCTTGTGAGACCAACCCCTGGGAAGGTCAGCATTCTAAAAGATGGTTCTATTGTTGTTGAAGTTGGAGGAGTTGAGCTGGGTCAGGGTCTCTGGACAAAAGTAAAACAGATGACTGCATATGCTCTCAGTTTGGTCCAATGTGGTGGAACAGAAGAACTTTTGGAGAAAGTAAGAGTCATACAAGCTGATAGCTTGAGTTTAATCCAAGGCGGTATGACCGCAGGCAGCACCACATCTGAGTCAAGCTGTGAAGCAGTTAGACTTTGCTGCAATGTCTTGGTTGAGAGACTTACTGCTCTGAAGGATAGCTTGCTGGAACAAATGAGATCTATTGAATGGGAGACATTGATTCTGCAG GCATATCTCAGTTCCGTGAACTTATCAGCAAGTTCATTATTTATACCTGGCATTTCTACCGCAACTTACCTAAACTATGGTGCTGCCGTCAGTGAG GTGGAAATAAACCTTCTAACTGGGGAAACTACCACTTTGCGGACAGATATTACATATGACTGTGGCCAAAGCTTAAATCCAGCTGTGGATTTAGGACAG ATTGAAGGAGCTTATGTTCAAGGACTTGGGTTCTTTATGCTTGAAGAATACCCCACAAACTCAGATGGATTAGTGATTGCAAATGGCACCTGGAGTTACAAGATCCCCACAGTGGACACCATTCCCAAACAATTCAATGTGGAAATCCTCAACAGTGGACATCATCAAAATCGTGTACTTTCTTCCAAag CTTCTGGTGAGCCGCCATTGACTCTAGCAGTTTCAGTTCACTGTGCTACAAGGGCAGCTATCAGAGAAGCCAGGAAGCAACTTGTTTCATGGAGTGGCCAAAACGAGTTGTCAGAGTCTACATTCCACTTGGAAGTACCTGCCAGCATGCCTGCTGTGAAAGAGCTGTGTGGGCTTGATAGCATCCAGACGTTCTTGCGGTGGACAGTGGACAAAAAGTAA
- the LOC18590154 gene encoding beta-glucosidase BoGH3B: MARFSIPKLGFLLLCCLAAVTDATYMKYKDPKLPLGVRIKDLMSRMTLAEKIGQMTQIERSVATPDVMKKYFIGSVLSGGGSVPAAKATPETWIKMVNSIQKGALSTHLGIPMLYGIDAVHGHNNVYKSTIFPHNVGLGVTRDPQLIKKIGDATALEVRATGIPYVFAPCIAVCRDPRWGRCYESYSEDHKIVQLMTEIIPGLQGDLPANAKKGVPFVAGKKKVAACAKHYLGDGGTTKGINENNTVISLNGLLSIHMPAYINSIRKGVATVMVSYSSWNGKKMHANRDLVTGFLKNKLKFRGFVISDWQGLDRITSPPHANYSYSVEAGVSAGIDMIMVPYNFTEFIDDLTYQVKHNIIPMSRIDDAVKRILRVKFVMGLFENPMADYSLVNQLGSQEHRELAREAVRKTLVLLKNGESADEALLPLPKKTTKILIAGSHADNLGCQCGGWTITWQGLGGNDLTSGTTILQAIKKTVDPTTQVVYSENPDADFVKSNEFSYAIVVVGEPPYAETFGDSLNLTISEPGPSTIYNVCGAVKCVVVVISGRPVVMQPYLSSIDALVAAWLPGTEGQGVADVLFGDYGFTGKLARTWFKTVDQLPMNVGDPHYDPLFPFGFGLTTKPTKQN, translated from the exons ATGGCTAGATTTTCAATACCCAAGTTGGGATTTCTACTCTTGTGCTGCTTAGCAGCTGTAACAGATGCAACATATATGAAGTACAAAGACCCAAAACTGCCATTGGGTGTTAGGATCAAAGACTTAATGAGCAGGATGACTTTAGCTGAAAAAATTGGCCAAATGACGCAGATCGAGCGCAGTGTTGCTACCCCAGATGTGATGAAGAAGTACTTTATTG GGAGCGTTTTGAGCGGAGGAGGGAGTGTACCAGCTGCAAAAGCTACTCCTGAGACTTGGATTAAGATGGTGAACTCAATCCAAAAGGGGGCATTATCCACCCATCTTGGGATTCCAATGTTATATGGGATAGATGCAGTTCATGGCCACAACAATGTGTACAAGTCCACTATTTTTCCTCATAACGTTGGTCTTGGAGTGACCAG GGATCCTCAACTTATCAAGAAGATCGGTGATGCAACTGCTCTTGAAGTTAGAGCTACAGGAATCCCCTATGTTTTTGCCCCATGCATTGCG GTTTGCAGGGATCCAAGGTGGGGTCGATGCTATGAAAGTTACAGTGAGGATCATAAGATTGTTCAGTTGATGACCGAGATTATACCTGGTTTACAAGGAGACCTCCCTGCCAATGCTAAAAAGGGTGTTCCCTTTGTTGCTGGAAA GAAAAAGGTGGCAGCCTGTGCTAAGCACTATTTGGGGGATGGAGGTACGACAAAGGGCATCAATGAGAACAATACTGTGATTAGCTTGAATGGATTACTCAGCATCCACATGCCTGCATATATTAACTCCATCAGAAAGGGTGTTGCAACTGTTATGGTATCTTATTCTAGCTGGAATGGAAAAAAGATGCATGCTAATCGTGATCTTGTGACTGGGTTCCTGAAAAACAAGCTTAAGTTCAGG GGTTTTGTTATATCAGATTGGCAGGGTCTTGATAGGATTACCTCTCCTCCACATGCTAACTACTCATATTCTGTAGAAGCTGGAGTCAGTGCAGGGATTGATATG ATTATGGTTCCTTATAACTTCACAGAGTTCATTGATGACCTAACCTATCAGGTCAAGCACAATATCATTCCTATGAGCAGGATTGATGATGCTGTGAAGAGGATCTTGAGGGTTAAATTTGTGATGGGTCTCTTTGAGAATCCAATGGCTGATTACAGCCTGGTTAACCAACTTGGGAGTCAG GAACACAGGGAGTTGGCAAGGGAAGCTGTAAGGAAAACTCTTGTCCTACTGAAGAATGGTGAGTCTGCTGATGAGGCATTGCTACCCCTTCCCAAGAAAACAACTAAGATACTAATTGCTGGAAGTCATGCTGATAACCTGGGCTGTCAATGTGGAGGCTGGACCATTACATGGCAGGGTCTTGGTGGCAATGATCTCACAAGTG GTACCACTATCCTCCAGGCTATTAAAAAAACGGTTGATCCAACCACTCAAGTTGTCTACAGTGAGAACCCTGATGCAGACTTTGTCAAGTCCAACGAATTTTCTTATGCCATTGTTGTTGTGGGAGAACCCCCTTATGCAGAAACATTTGGTGACAGCCTGAATCTTACAATATCCGAGCCTGGACCAAGCACTATTTACAATGTTTGTGGGGCTGTGAAATGTGTTGTTGTTGTCATTTCTGGCCGCCCCGTTGTCATGCAGCCCTATCTCTCATCAATCGATGCACTTGTAGCTGCTTGGCTTCCAGGAACCGAGGGCCAAGGTGTTGCTGATGTTCTGTTTGGTGACTATGGGTTCACTGGCAAGCTTGCAAGGACATGGTTCAAGACTGTTGACCAGCTCCCTATGAATGTTGGTGATCCACACTACGACCCTCTCTTCCCATTTGGATTTGGTTTGACTACTAAACCTACCAAGCAGAACTAA
- the LOC18590153 gene encoding indole-3-acetaldehyde oxidase — translation MGEVAAETRKQSLVFAVNRQRFELSDVDPSTTLLEFLRYQTPFKSVKLGCGEGGCGACIVLLSKYDPALDQVHDSTVSSCLTLLCSLNGCSITTAEGVGNSKDGFHPIQERFAGFHASQCGFCTPGMCVSLFSALVNADKTNRPEPRPGFSKLTVTEAEKAISGNLCRCTGYRPIADACKSFAADVDMEDLGFNSFWKKGESDEVKLSRLSSYNPNNASSKFPEFLKREIKAGACLASKDYRWYSPASLEQLQSLLQENEANNGNCVKIIVGNTGVGYYKELELYEKYIDLKYIPELSIIRKDQTGIEIGAAVTISKAIEALKEENLGDYHLESKTVFKKIADHMEKIASGFVRNSGSVGGNLIMAQRKHFPSDIATILLPVGTIMNITTGQKLEKLTLEEFFTRPPLDSKTILLSIKIPCWESRRDISSETDTKLLFETYRAAPRPLGNALPYLNAAFLAEVSFCRNSTGVMLNDCRLAFGAYGTKHPIKARKVEDFLTGKLLNVDVLYEAIKLLETTVIPQDGTSSPAYRSSLAVGFLYEFLSSLVHTPDEIPGGWRNGYSIAVLNGDSNSENYDKFNGIKFPTLLSSSKQVIQSSKEYHPVGQPITKAGAAIQASGEAVFVDDIPSPSNCLYGAFIYSTEPLARVRSVKFKSGSPPVGVTALISVKDIPGKNVGCTSIFGLEPLYADEHTQCAGERIAFVVADTQRHADLAANLAVIDYDKENLEPPILSVEEAVERQSFFEVPPFLNPEQVGDFSKGMAESDHQILCAEIKLGSQYYFYMETQTALAVPDEDNCMTVYSSNQCPEFAQDTIAQCLALPANNIRVITRRVGGGFGGKAIKAIPVAAACAVAAYKLQRPVRTYLNRKTDMIMAGGRHPMKITYSVGFKTSGKITGLKLDILIDAGAFADASILMPSLILGTVRRYDWGALNFNIKVCKTNLPSRSAMRAPGEVQGSFIVEAIIEHVASTLSIEVDSVRNINLHTYNSLGFFYKSIAGEPLEYTLPSIWDKLATSSDFYQRSEMIKEFNRCNKWQKRGISRVPIVHEVNVRPTPGKVSILKDGSIVVEVGGIELGQGLWTKVKQMTAYALSLIKCGGTEELLEKVRVVQSDTLSLIQGGFTGGSTTSESSCEAVRLCCNVLVERLTALKERLLEQMGSIEWEALVLQAHLTSVNLSASSLFIPEFSSTHYLNYGAAVSEVEVNLLTGETTILQTDIIYDCGQSLNPAVDLGQIEGAYVQGIGFFMLEEYPTNSDGLVTTNGTWTYKIPTMDTIPKQFNVEILSSGHHKKRVLSSKASGEPPLTLAVSVHCATRAAIAEARQQLLSWSGLDGSNSTFQLEAPATMPVVKELCGLDSIQKFLKWTMGTK, via the exons ATGGGGGAGGTGGCTGCAGAAACAAGAAAGCAGAGCCTGGTGTTTGCTGTTAATAGACAGAGGTTTGAGCTTTCAGATGTAGACCCTTCTACTACTTTGCTTGAGTTCTTGCGTTATCAGACTCCTTTCAAGAGTGTGAAGCTCGGCTGTGGTGAAG GAGGCTGTGGCGCCTGCATTGTCCTACTGTCCAAGTATGACCCTGCGCTCGACCAGGTTCATGATTCTACCGTGAGTTCATGCCTCACACTACTTTGCAGTTTAAATGGATGTTCAATCACAACAGCTGAGGGAGTCGGAAATAGCAAGGATGGCTTCCACCCTATTCAAGAAAGATTCGCTGGTTTCCATGCTTCTCAATGTGGCTTTTGTACTCCGGGAATGtgtgtttctctcttttcagCTCTTGTCAATGCTGATAAAACCAATAGGCCAGAACCCCGTCCTGGGTTCTCCAAGCTGACAGTTACTGAAGCAGAAAAGGCCATTTCAGGTAACCTTTGTCGCTGTACCGGTTACCGCCCTATTGCTGATGCTTGTAAAAGTTTTGCTGCTGATGTTGATATGGAGGACTTGGGTTTTAACTCCTTTtggaaaaaaggagaaagtgATGAAGTAAAGCTGAGTAGGTTATCTTCATACAATCCTAACAATGCAAGTTCTAAGTTTCCTGAGTTTCTCAAGAGGGAAATCAAGGCAGGTGCCTGTCTGGCTTCTAAAGACTATCGTTGGTATAGTCCTGCTAGTCTTGAGCAACTTCAAAGCTTATTGCAAGAGAATGAGGCCAACAATGGAAACTGTGTAAAGATTATCGTTGGTAACACAGGAGTGGGGTATTACAAGGAACTAGAACTCTACgaaaaatatattgatttaaaatatattcCTGAGCTCTCAATCATCAGGAAAGACCAGACAGGGATTGAAATTGGAGCAGCTGTGACAATTTCTAAAGCTATCGAAGCTCTAAAGGAAGAAAATCTAGGTGATTATCACCTAGAAAGTAAAACAGTGTTCAAGAAAATTGCTGACCATATGGAGAAGATAGCGTCGGGTTTCGTAAGGAATTCAGGTAGTGTTGGAGGGAATTTGATAATGGCCCAGAGGAAACATTTTCCATCAGATATTGCTACCATACTACTTCCTGTGGGTACAATAATGAATATAACGACAGGTCAGAAACTTGAAAAGCTTACACTGGAGGAGTTCTTCACAAGGCCTCCCTTAGATTCCAAAACCATTCTTTTAAGCATTAAGATTCCTTGCTGGGAGTCAAGAAGGGATATTTCTTCTGAAACTGATACTAAGTTGCTATTTGAAACCTATCGTGCTGCACCACGTCCTCTTGGAAATGCACTGCCCTATTTGAATGCTGCTTTCTTGGCTGAGGTTTCCTTTTGTAGAAATTCAACTGGAGTTATGCTAAATGACTGTCGATTGGCTTTTGGTGCTTATGGGACCAAGCATCCCATTAAAGCAAGGAAGGTTGAGGACTTTCTAACTGGAAAGTTGCTAAATGTTGATGTTCTCTATGAGGCTATTAAATTACTTGAAACTACCGTAATACCTCAAGATGGCACCTCTAGCCCAGCTTACAGGTCAAGTTTGGCTGTTGGCTTTCTTTATGAGTTCCTAAGCTCCTTAGTTCACACCCCTGATGAAATTCCTGGTGGTTGGCGCAATGGATATAGTATTGCTGTGTTGAATGGGGATTCCAATTCAGAGAACTATGATAAGTTCAATGGAATCAAATTCCCAACATTGTTGTCATCGTCAAAGCAGGTCATTCAGTCAAGTAAAGAGTACCATCCAGTAGGACAGCCAATTACAAAAGCTGGAGCTGCCATTCAAGCGTCTG GTGAGGCTGTTTTTGTGGATGACATTCCATCTCCAAGCAATTGCCTATATGGAGCATTTATTTATAGTACAGAGCCTCTAGCACGGGTGAGAAGCGTAAAATTTAAGTCTGGATCACCACCGGTTGGAGTCACTGCACTTATTTCTGTCAAAGACATTCCAGGGAAGAATGTAGGTTGTACATCCATATTTGGTCTAGAACCTCTATACGCAGATGAGCATACTCAGTGTGCAGGAGAGAGAATTGCCTTTGTg GTTGCAGATACACAAAGACATGCAGACTTGGCAGCAAACCTTGCAGTGATTGATTATGACAAGGAGAATCTAGAACCACCAATATTATCTGTAGAAGAGGCTGTTGAGAGGCAAAGCTTTTTTGAGGTCCCTCCTTTCCTCAACCCTGAACAGGTTGGTGATTTTTCAAAAGGAATGGCAGAATCTGATCACCAAATTCTCTGTGCTGAG ATCAAACTTGGGTCACAATACTATTTCTATATGGAGACACAAACTGCTCTTGCTGTGCCAGATGAAGACAACTGCATGACGGTGTACAGTTCTAATCAATGCCCTGAGTTTGCACAAGACACAATAGCTCAATGTCTTGCTCTTCCTGCAAATAACATCCGTGTGATTACGAGAAGGGTTGGAGGAGGCTTTGGTGGAAAGGCCATAAAAGCAATTCCT GTTGCTGCAGCCTGTGCAGTTGCTGCTTACAAATTACAGCGTCCAGTCAGGACGTATCTCAATCGCAAGACTGATATGATAATGGCAGGAGGAAGGCATCCGATGAAAATAACTTACAGCGTAGGATTCAAAACAAGTGGGAAGATTACAGGCCTAAAACTAGATATATTAATTGATGCGGGGGCATTTGCAGATGCAAGTATTCTCATGCCATCACTTATACTTGGGACAGTTAGAAGATATGACTGGGgtgctttaaattttaatataaaagtaTGCAAAACAAACCTTCCTAGTAGATCTGCAATGAGGGCCCCTGGAGAGGTTCAGGGATCTTTTATTGTTGAAGCTATAATTGAACATGTAGCATCCACTCTTTCCATTGAAGTGGACTCTGTCAGAAATATTAATCTCCACACATACAACAGCCTTGGCTTTTTTTACAAGAGTATTGCAGGTGAACCATTGGAGTATACTTTACCTTCAATATGGGATAAGTTGGCCACTTCTTCAGACTTTTATCAAAGGAGTGAAATGATAAAAGAATTCAACAGATGCAATAAATGGCAAAAAAGAGGAATTTCACGTGTGCCTATTGTGCATGAAGTGAATGTGAGACCAACACCAGGGAAAGTAAGCATCCTAAAAGATGGATCAATTGTTGTTGAAGTTGGAGGTATTGAGCTGGGTCAGGGTCTCTGGACAAAAGTAAAACAGATGACTGCATATGCTCTTAGTTTGATCAAATGTGGTGGAACAGAAGAACTTCTGGAAAAAGTAAGGGTCGTACAATCTGATACTTTAAGTTTAATTCAAGGGGGTTTTACTGGTGGCAGCACAACATCCGAGTCAAGCTGTGAAGCAGTTAGACTTTGCTGCAATGTCTTGGTTGAGAGACTCACTGCTCTTAAGGAAAGGTTGCTAGAGCAAATGGGATCTATAGAATGGGAGGCATTGGTTCTTCAG GCACATCTCACTTCTGTGAACTTATCAGCAAGTTCACTTTTTATTCCTGAGTTCTCTTCCACACATTACCTAAACTATGGTGCAGCTGTGAGTGAG GTGGAGGTCAACCTTCTAACAGGGGAAACCACAATTCTGCAGACTGATATTATATATGACTGTGGCCAAAGCTTAAACCCTGCTGTGGATTTAGGACAG ATTGAGGGAGCTTATGTTCAAGGAATTGGGTTCTTCATGCTTGAAGAATACCCCACAAACTCAGATGGATTAGTGACTACAAATGGCACCTGGACTTATAAGATCCCTACAATGGACACCATACCTAAACAATTTAATGTCGAAATCCTCAGCAGTGGTCATCATAAAAAACGTGTACTTTCTTCAAAag CCTCTGGCGAGCCGCCATTAACTCTAGCAGTTTCAGTTCACTGTGCTACAAGGGCAGCTATAGCAGAAGCCAGGCAGCAACTTCTTTCATGGAGCGGCCTAGACGGGTCTAATTCAACATTCCAGTTGGAGGCACCTGCCACCATGCCTGTTGTGAAAGAGCTGTGCGGGCTTGACAGCATTCAGAAGTTCTTGAAATGGACAATGGGCACAAAGTGA